A stretch of Peteryoungia algae DNA encodes these proteins:
- a CDS encoding UxaA family hydrolase: MSKPACILLSQDDNVAVTTVAIEAGHVLPGGAPAAAKIDPGHKVAVRAIRKGEPVVKYAQAIGRATTDIAAGEHVHSHNLAFDEDRLSVTGLAQPENATAADKGRTFLGYRRADGRAATRNYIGIIASVNCSTTVCRAIAEAANRTILPHYEGIDGFVPIVHDQGCGMSSTGDGMRTLHRTIAGYTRHVNFGGVLMVGLGCEVNQLTLYGQSGAGASKRHFNIQDAGGSRRAVENALSILKEIAAEVGTMRREPISVSEIIVGLQCGGSDGLSGITANPALGVAVDILAGAGGTAILSETSEIYGAEHLLRSRAVNEQVAVKLDGLISWWEAYVAQHGASLDNNPSPGNKKGGLTTILEKSLGAVAKGGRSPLTAVYNYAERVTEHGLVFMDTPGYDPVSATGQVAGGANVIAFTTGRGSCFGSRPVPSIKLTSNTALYKSMEEDMDIDCGVIATGDASVAGLGRNIFDLIIDTASGQKTKSELFGYGDNEFVPWHLGATL; this comes from the coding sequence GTGTCGAAACCAGCCTGCATCCTGCTGTCGCAGGACGACAATGTCGCCGTGACCACCGTTGCAATCGAGGCGGGGCACGTGCTGCCCGGCGGCGCGCCGGCAGCGGCAAAGATTGATCCCGGCCACAAGGTTGCGGTGAGAGCCATTCGCAAGGGCGAACCTGTCGTCAAATATGCCCAGGCGATCGGCCGTGCCACCACGGACATTGCCGCAGGCGAGCATGTCCATTCCCACAATCTCGCCTTCGATGAAGATCGCCTGTCCGTCACCGGGCTCGCCCAGCCCGAAAACGCAACCGCAGCCGACAAGGGCCGCACCTTCCTGGGCTATCGCCGCGCCGACGGCCGTGCCGCGACCCGCAACTATATCGGCATCATCGCCAGCGTAAACTGTTCCACCACGGTCTGCCGCGCGATCGCGGAAGCCGCCAACCGCACCATCCTGCCGCATTACGAGGGCATCGACGGCTTCGTGCCGATTGTCCACGATCAGGGCTGTGGCATGAGCTCGACCGGCGACGGCATGCGCACGCTGCATCGAACGATAGCCGGCTACACGAGGCATGTGAATTTCGGCGGCGTGCTGATGGTCGGTCTTGGCTGCGAGGTCAATCAGCTGACGCTATACGGCCAGAGCGGCGCCGGAGCCTCCAAGCGCCACTTCAACATCCAGGACGCCGGCGGATCCCGTCGCGCGGTCGAGAACGCGCTTTCGATCCTCAAAGAGATCGCAGCCGAGGTCGGTACGATGCGCCGCGAACCGATTTCCGTCAGCGAGATTATCGTGGGACTGCAATGCGGCGGGTCGGACGGTCTGTCCGGCATCACAGCCAACCCGGCCCTCGGCGTGGCTGTCGATATCCTGGCCGGTGCCGGCGGCACGGCCATCCTGTCGGAGACCTCGGAGATCTATGGCGCCGAACACTTGCTGAGAAGCCGTGCGGTCAACGAGCAGGTCGCGGTCAAGCTGGACGGGCTGATCTCCTGGTGGGAGGCCTATGTCGCCCAGCACGGCGCCTCGCTGGACAACAACCCCTCTCCCGGCAACAAGAAGGGCGGCCTCACCACCATTCTCGAAAAATCGCTCGGGGCCGTCGCCAAGGGTGGGCGCTCGCCGCTGACAGCCGTCTACAACTACGCTGAACGCGTCACCGAACATGGCCTCGTCTTCATGGACACTCCCGGCTACGACCCGGTCTCCGCGACCGGCCAGGTGGCAGGGGGCGCCAATGTGATTGCCTTCACCACAGGCCGCGGCTCCTGTTTCGGCTCACGCCCCGTGCCTTCGATCAAGCTGACGAGCAACACCGCGCTCTATAAATCGATGGAAGAGGACATGGACATCGACTGCGGCGTCATCGCCACGGGTGACGCCAGCGTCGCGGGCCTCGGCCGGAACATCTTCGACCTGATCATCGACACAGCCTCGGGCCAGAAGACCAAGAGCGAACTCTTCGGCTATGGCGACAACGAATTCGTGCCGTGGCACCTGGGTGCCACGCTCTGA
- a CDS encoding alpha/beta hydrolase produces MAIDSYIHHSQAPQGAAPLVFTFHGTGGDEHQFPGFVNRILPEAGIVSPRGDVSEYGAARFFKRAGEGVYDMADLAQRTSQMAAFIRSHKENNPDRPIYGLGYSNGANILASVLFEAPDLFDRAVLMHPLIPFNPPAQPRLASLSVLITAGQRDPICPLPLTERLTAYFGAQGARVETFLHHGGHEISQGEVDAITAFLQKA; encoded by the coding sequence ATGGCAATCGACAGCTATATCCATCATTCCCAGGCCCCGCAGGGTGCTGCACCGCTGGTCTTCACCTTTCATGGTACCGGCGGAGACGAACATCAGTTTCCGGGCTTCGTGAACCGGATCCTGCCAGAGGCCGGCATCGTCTCGCCGCGCGGTGACGTCTCCGAATACGGGGCTGCCCGCTTCTTCAAGCGGGCCGGCGAAGGCGTATACGACATGGCCGACCTCGCCCAGAGGACCAGCCAGATGGCCGCCTTCATCCGCTCCCACAAGGAGAACAACCCGGATCGCCCGATCTACGGGCTTGGTTACTCGAACGGGGCGAATATCCTGGCTTCCGTCTTGTTCGAAGCTCCCGATCTCTTCGATCGGGCGGTGCTGATGCATCCGCTGATCCCGTTCAATCCGCCGGCGCAGCCGCGGCTCGCATCACTTTCGGTATTGATCACTGCCGGCCAGCGCGATCCGATTTGCCCGTTGCCGCTCACCGAGCGTCTGACGGCCTACTTCGGGGCGCAAGGCGCTCGGGTCGAGACTTTCCTGCATCACGGCGGGCACGAGATCTCGCAAGGCGAGGTCGATGCGATCACCGCCTTCCTGCAGAAGGCCTAA
- a CDS encoding ring-cleaving dioxygenase, with protein MLTQIKGLHHVTSMAADAQENNSFFTKTLGLRRVKKTVNFDAPDVYHLYYGDEVGNAGSVMTYFPFANMGKGGRGAGEVSETVFSVPKGTLGFWQERLSKEGVKDLGAYSLFGENRLRFAGPDGDGFALAEVDGDSRVPFAGPVGISEGIHGFRGVTMRLRDEGATGELLKFMGYQPVDNQGDFIRYAVPGGNGADYIDLEVLPGASRAMQGAGSVHHVAFAVEDRAAQLEVRKALLDTGYQVTPVIDRDYFWAIYFRTPGGVLFEIATNEPGFNRDEDTAHLGEALKLPTRYQQYRSQIEAQLPPIQD; from the coding sequence ATGCTTACCCAGATCAAAGGCCTGCATCACGTTACCTCGATGGCTGCGGATGCCCAGGAAAACAACAGCTTCTTCACAAAGACCCTCGGTTTGCGCCGGGTCAAGAAGACCGTCAACTTCGATGCTCCCGATGTCTACCATCTCTATTATGGCGACGAAGTCGGCAATGCCGGGTCGGTCATGACCTATTTCCCCTTTGCCAATATGGGCAAGGGTGGTCGCGGTGCCGGTGAAGTTTCGGAAACGGTGTTCTCCGTACCGAAGGGCACGCTCGGCTTCTGGCAAGAAAGATTGTCGAAGGAAGGCGTGAAGGACCTCGGTGCCTACTCCCTCTTCGGTGAGAATCGTCTGCGTTTTGCCGGGCCCGATGGCGACGGTTTTGCGCTTGCGGAAGTCGATGGTGACAGCCGTGTGCCGTTTGCCGGTCCGGTCGGGATTTCCGAAGGGATCCATGGCTTCCGGGGTGTGACCATGCGGTTGCGCGATGAAGGTGCCACCGGCGAACTCCTGAAGTTCATGGGCTATCAGCCGGTTGACAACCAGGGCGATTTCATTCGCTACGCGGTTCCAGGCGGCAATGGCGCCGACTATATCGATCTCGAAGTCCTGCCGGGTGCATCGCGTGCCATGCAGGGTGCGGGTTCGGTCCACCACGTTGCCTTTGCGGTCGAAGACCGTGCGGCACAGCTCGAAGTCCGCAAGGCGCTTCTCGACACGGGCTACCAGGTCACACCTGTCATCGACCGCGACTACTTCTGGGCGATCTACTTCCGCACGCCGGGCGGCGTGCTGTTCGAGATCGCCACGAATGAACCCGGTTTCAACCGAGACGAAGACACCGCTCATCTCGGTGAGGCGTTGAAGCTGCCGACCCGCTACCAGCAGTATCGCTCGCAGATCGAAGCGCAACTGCCCCCGATCCAGGACTAA
- a CDS encoding RbsD/FucU family protein has product MLKGIHPLLGPDLLHAIATMGHGDEIVIADGNFPASTMGPPVIRADGVGAVEILEAILAHMPLDQFVEDAAWRMQVVGDPHAVPEICAEFQAMITKLAGDVQLESLERFAFYQRAQTAAYIVATTELRIYGNVILKKGVVYPEEIHRV; this is encoded by the coding sequence ATGTTGAAGGGCATCCATCCCCTGCTCGGACCCGACCTGCTGCATGCCATCGCGACCATGGGCCATGGAGACGAGATCGTGATTGCCGACGGCAATTTTCCGGCAAGCACCATGGGGCCGCCGGTAATCCGCGCCGATGGCGTCGGCGCCGTGGAGATCCTGGAGGCAATCCTTGCCCACATGCCGCTCGACCAGTTCGTCGAGGATGCGGCCTGGCGCATGCAGGTCGTCGGCGATCCGCATGCGGTACCGGAGATCTGCGCCGAATTCCAGGCGATGATCACGAAACTGGCCGGCGACGTACAGCTGGAAAGTCTTGAGCGCTTCGCCTTTTACCAGCGCGCACAAACGGCGGCCTACATCGTCGCGACCACGGAATTACGGATCTACGGCAACGTCATCCTGAAGAAGGGCGTCGTGTATCCCGAAGAAATTCACCGGGTCTGA
- a CDS encoding sugar ABC transporter ATP-binding protein: MTSLHDVSHRHDDQPELRETDRIPPGTPILELVGLQKKYGAVEALKPATISFLAGEIHAIVGENGAGKSTLIKLLTGVIPRTSGEIRWCGKNVALATPNEAINRGINAVHQEVVLCAHLTVAANMFLGDEISSGGIMRQRAMTTAAQNVLDDLGFNLPAGEILGNLTIGQQQLVATARAAMRGIRFLIFDEPTAYLTRQESAQLFRLIRRLQSEGVTIVYISHRMEEVFELADRVSVLRDGTHVGTRLIGETDDAELISLMINRSIEQIYHKEKLPIGETILETKGLSGPGFSDVSLSVRSGEIVGLYGLIGAGRSEFALGLYGRHKCSAGDVFWDGKKVVIATERKAMDLGIALAPESRRDQGLCLNLPIGLNINLPVFGRLSRGLTISRKLEAGNADKQIDDLMIKTPTRAVLASAMSGGNQQKIVIGKWLSHGARLFIFDEPTVGVDVGTKAEIYRLFAELLKQGAGIILISSYLPEVYELADRLHVFRQGRLVASHDYRSASHEDVLTEAIGV, translated from the coding sequence ATGACTTCGCTGCACGATGTGAGCCACCGGCACGACGACCAGCCGGAACTGCGGGAGACCGATCGCATCCCGCCGGGAACGCCGATCCTCGAACTCGTCGGCCTGCAGAAGAAGTATGGCGCCGTGGAGGCGCTTAAGCCCGCAACGATCAGCTTCCTGGCCGGTGAAATCCATGCCATCGTCGGCGAAAACGGAGCCGGGAAATCCACCCTCATCAAGCTTTTGACCGGTGTCATCCCGCGCACATCAGGCGAGATACGCTGGTGCGGCAAGAACGTGGCGCTGGCGACACCCAATGAAGCGATCAATCGCGGCATCAACGCCGTGCATCAGGAGGTCGTGCTTTGCGCGCACCTGACGGTTGCCGCGAACATGTTCCTGGGCGACGAAATTTCCTCAGGCGGCATCATGCGCCAACGGGCCATGACGACCGCTGCCCAGAACGTGCTCGACGACCTCGGTTTCAATCTTCCTGCCGGCGAGATCCTCGGCAATCTGACGATCGGCCAGCAGCAACTGGTCGCTACGGCCCGAGCCGCGATGCGCGGGATCCGTTTCCTGATCTTCGACGAGCCGACGGCTTACCTCACTCGGCAGGAATCGGCCCAGCTCTTCCGCCTCATCCGGCGCCTGCAGTCGGAAGGCGTGACAATCGTCTATATCAGCCATCGCATGGAAGAGGTCTTCGAACTCGCTGACCGCGTCTCGGTTCTGCGCGACGGCACCCATGTCGGCACACGCCTGATTGGCGAGACCGACGATGCCGAACTCATTTCGCTGATGATCAACCGCTCGATCGAGCAGATCTACCACAAGGAAAAGCTGCCGATCGGCGAGACCATTCTCGAAACGAAGGGTCTTTCCGGTCCCGGTTTTTCGGATGTCTCGCTGTCGGTCCGCTCGGGCGAGATCGTCGGCCTCTACGGACTGATCGGCGCCGGCCGCAGTGAATTTGCACTCGGCCTCTATGGCCGCCACAAATGCAGCGCCGGCGATGTCTTCTGGGACGGCAAGAAGGTCGTCATCGCCACCGAGCGCAAGGCAATGGATCTCGGAATTGCGCTCGCACCAGAAAGCCGGCGCGACCAGGGTCTTTGCCTCAATCTGCCGATCGGCCTCAACATCAACCTGCCGGTCTTCGGTCGCTTGAGCCGGGGCCTCACCATCAGTCGAAAGCTTGAAGCGGGGAATGCCGACAAGCAAATCGATGACCTCATGATCAAGACCCCGACCCGGGCTGTACTCGCCTCGGCCATGTCGGGCGGCAATCAGCAGAAGATCGTCATCGGCAAATGGTTGAGCCATGGCGCGCGCCTCTTCATCTTCGACGAGCCCACCGTGGGCGTCGATGTCGGCACCAAGGCGGAAATCTACCGCCTTTTCGCCGAGCTCCTGAAGCAGGGCGCCGGCATTATCCTGATCTCGTCATACCTGCCGGAGGTCTACGAGCTGGCAGACCGTCTGCACGTGTTCCGCCAGGGCAGGCTGGTGGCGAGCCACGACTATCGAAGCGCATCGCATGAAGACGTGCTGACAGAGGCGATCGGCGTCTGA
- a CDS encoding ABC transporter substrate-binding protein — protein MTILKSMTRRALMGIAGAAMMTSMMPAASFAQDVTIPIIVKDTTSFYWQIVLAGARQAGKDLGVSVPELGAQSESDINGQISILENAVAGSPAAVVISPTEFKALGKPIDEAAKSVPIIGIDSGADSEAFTSFLTTDNVQGGRIAADGLAAAIKEATGKEEGEVAIITSLPGVGSLDQRREGFLDQMKTKYPGITIVVDRFADGQATTGLNMMTDLITANPNIVGVFASNLIMAQGVGQAIAENKLGDKIKVIGFDSDEKTVGFLKEGVLAGLVVQDPYRMGYDGVKTALAVSKGEKVETFVDTGANLVTQANMAEPKMDALLNPKVN, from the coding sequence ATGACCATTCTGAAGAGCATGACTCGCCGCGCCCTGATGGGGATCGCCGGCGCTGCAATGATGACGTCGATGATGCCGGCCGCATCCTTCGCCCAGGACGTAACCATTCCGATCATCGTCAAGGACACCACGTCCTTCTACTGGCAGATCGTGCTCGCCGGCGCTCGCCAGGCCGGCAAGGACCTTGGCGTGAGCGTGCCTGAACTCGGCGCCCAGTCGGAGTCCGACATCAACGGTCAGATCAGCATCCTGGAGAATGCAGTGGCTGGCAGCCCTGCAGCTGTCGTCATCTCGCCAACCGAATTCAAGGCACTCGGCAAGCCGATCGACGAAGCTGCCAAGTCGGTTCCGATCATCGGCATCGATTCCGGTGCGGATTCCGAGGCATTCACCTCGTTCTTGACCACCGACAACGTTCAGGGCGGCCGCATCGCGGCTGACGGCCTGGCAGCAGCAATCAAAGAAGCAACCGGCAAGGAGGAAGGCGAAGTCGCCATCATCACCAGTCTGCCGGGCGTCGGTTCGCTCGACCAGCGCCGTGAAGGCTTCCTCGACCAGATGAAGACGAAGTATCCGGGCATCACGATCGTCGTCGACCGCTTCGCCGATGGTCAGGCTACAACCGGCCTCAACATGATGACCGACTTGATCACCGCAAACCCGAATATCGTTGGCGTCTTCGCCTCGAACCTGATCATGGCACAGGGCGTCGGCCAGGCGATCGCCGAAAACAAGCTCGGCGACAAGATCAAGGTCATCGGCTTCGACTCGGATGAAAAGACCGTCGGCTTCCTCAAGGAAGGCGTTCTCGCCGGCCTCGTTGTCCAGGATCCCTACCGCATGGGCTACGACGGCGTGAAGACGGCGCTCGCGGTGTCCAAGGGCGAAAAGGTCGAGACCTTCGTCGACACCGGCGCAAATCTCGTGACCCAGGCCAATATGGCTGAGCCCAAGATGGATGCCCTTCTGAACCCGAAGGTCAACTGA
- a CDS encoding LysR family transcriptional regulator, giving the protein MGEVEAIRTFLAVAQHSSFSAAARLLGMTAASVTRTISALEEQLGVQLLLRTTRKVSLTSAGAAYAARVAPLVEGLARAAEETRDLQKVTAGSIRVSAPMSLGLKVLPTVLSQFAIIHPKTSVAIELSDRFVDILDENYDLAIRISGPPTDKSTIWRKIRPVPRLLVASPSYLAKHGTPKLPEDLATLECLSYHDHSKTETWELSRPGQTRTVDARGRFSINNGDFLCRLAAAGEGIALLPRFIVEDDLRAGTLVEVLPGWTTPEIWLTLYYPPYEQLPLRVATFSDFFEAFVKESWDGGQSS; this is encoded by the coding sequence ATGGGCGAAGTCGAGGCGATCCGGACGTTCCTGGCGGTCGCACAGCATAGCAGCTTCAGTGCGGCTGCGCGCCTTCTCGGCATGACAGCGGCTTCGGTTACCCGGACCATCTCCGCACTGGAGGAACAGCTGGGCGTTCAGCTTCTGCTGCGAACCACGCGGAAAGTTTCGCTGACCTCGGCCGGCGCCGCCTATGCCGCCCGCGTCGCCCCACTGGTTGAGGGACTTGCCCGGGCGGCGGAGGAAACGCGGGATCTGCAAAAGGTGACTGCCGGCTCGATCCGCGTATCGGCGCCGATGTCGCTTGGCCTGAAGGTATTGCCGACCGTGTTGTCACAGTTCGCGATCATTCATCCGAAGACGAGTGTCGCAATTGAACTCTCGGACCGTTTCGTCGACATCCTCGATGAGAACTACGACCTGGCGATCCGGATCTCGGGGCCCCCGACCGACAAGTCGACGATCTGGCGCAAGATCCGTCCCGTGCCCCGTCTTCTCGTGGCCTCACCATCCTATCTCGCGAAACACGGCACACCGAAGCTTCCCGAAGACCTCGCGACACTCGAATGCCTGAGCTACCACGACCATTCGAAAACCGAGACCTGGGAGCTGAGCAGGCCGGGCCAGACACGAACTGTGGATGCCAGGGGCCGCTTTTCGATCAACAACGGTGATTTTCTCTGCCGCCTGGCCGCCGCCGGGGAGGGAATTGCCTTGCTGCCACGTTTCATTGTCGAGGACGACCTGCGCGCGGGCACCCTGGTCGAGGTCCTGCCGGGGTGGACGACGCCGGAAATCTGGCTGACGCTATACTACCCGCCCTACGAACAGCTCCCCCTGCGGGTCGCGACGTTCTCGGACTTCTTCGAGGCCTTCGTCAAGGAGAGCTGGGACGGCGGCCAGTCCTCCTGA
- a CDS encoding ABC transporter permease, producing the protein MSTDTTETKVAPKRGMSILFSLTLLGLLLFLWLLLGFATNSFWTPNNISNLLRQGSMTAILAVGQTFVIITAGIDLSVGAVVGFASVILAWLLAAGLPVWLAIILTLLMGAAIGSFHAFGIVRMGLPAFIITLATLTSLRGIGLLITNGSTISISNDAFTNFARADFLGVPSLFWMVIVVAVPAYIFLHLSRWGRYLFAVGSNGEAARLSGVNVNRTIYMAYILSSTCAAFVGILLASRIGIGNATQAEGWELQAIASSVIGGTSLFGAVGSVQGPLLGAFILATINNGANLMNVNSFWQRIITGALIILIVYFDQLRRRGSR; encoded by the coding sequence ATGAGCACCGACACTACAGAGACCAAGGTCGCGCCGAAGAGGGGCATGAGCATCCTTTTCAGCCTCACTCTGCTTGGGCTCCTGCTCTTCCTGTGGCTGCTTCTCGGCTTTGCGACCAACAGCTTCTGGACCCCGAACAACATCAGCAATCTGCTGCGCCAGGGTTCGATGACGGCGATCCTTGCCGTCGGGCAGACATTCGTCATCATCACAGCCGGCATCGACCTTTCGGTCGGTGCCGTCGTCGGCTTTGCCAGTGTCATTTTGGCCTGGCTCCTGGCAGCCGGTCTGCCTGTCTGGCTTGCGATCATCTTGACGCTCCTGATGGGTGCCGCGATCGGCAGCTTCCACGCCTTTGGCATCGTCCGCATGGGTCTGCCGGCCTTCATCATCACGCTGGCCACACTCACTTCGCTGCGCGGTATCGGTCTTTTGATCACCAACGGTTCGACCATCTCGATCTCCAACGACGCCTTCACGAACTTCGCTCGCGCCGATTTCCTCGGCGTACCCAGCCTGTTCTGGATGGTCATCGTCGTTGCCGTGCCTGCCTATATCTTCCTGCACCTGAGCCGCTGGGGACGCTATCTCTTTGCGGTCGGCTCCAACGGTGAAGCGGCCCGCCTCTCGGGCGTCAACGTCAACCGCACGATCTACATGGCTTATATCCTGTCCTCGACCTGCGCGGCCTTTGTCGGCATCCTGCTGGCCTCGCGCATCGGGATCGGCAACGCCACCCAGGCGGAAGGCTGGGAATTGCAGGCGATCGCATCTTCGGTTATCGGCGGTACCAGCCTCTTCGGCGCCGTCGGTTCGGTGCAGGGTCCACTGCTCGGCGCCTTCATTCTGGCGACGATCAACAACGGCGCCAACCTGATGAACGTCAACTCCTTCTGGCAGCGCATCATCACCGGTGCCCTGATTATCCTGATCGTCTACTTCGACCAGCTCCGCCGCCGTGGCAGCCGCTGA
- a CDS encoding zinc-binding alcohol dehydrogenase family protein, whose amino-acid sequence MKAALCVEPGRLEIVDRDPAPRPGAGEARIAISHVGICGTDYHIFEGKHPFLEYPRVMGHEISATIVEAGEGVDLPAGMKVIVNPYIACGTCIACRKEKPNCCTNIRVLGVHGDGAMCEEITVPSGNLYPAGDLSPEAAATVEFLAIGAHAVRRSMAPSGSRALVIGAGPIGLGTAIFARIAGHAVTLLDTSQERLKMAADRLGFSTGLLADEGLEASVEELTGGDGFDVVFDATGYRPSMERAFRFVAHGGSLVLVSVVKEDITFSDPEFHKREMMLIGSRNATRIDFDHVRKSIAEGRVPIDQLITHRTTMADLATDLPRWAREKSGLIKALIKIG is encoded by the coding sequence ATGAAGGCCGCATTGTGTGTCGAACCGGGCCGTCTCGAAATCGTCGATCGCGATCCGGCGCCGCGTCCAGGAGCGGGTGAAGCTCGCATCGCCATCAGCCATGTCGGTATATGCGGCACCGACTACCACATCTTCGAGGGCAAGCACCCCTTCCTCGAATACCCGCGCGTGATGGGCCACGAGATCTCGGCCACCATCGTGGAGGCTGGCGAAGGGGTCGACCTGCCGGCCGGCATGAAGGTCATCGTCAACCCCTACATCGCCTGTGGCACCTGCATCGCCTGCCGCAAGGAAAAACCCAACTGCTGCACGAACATTCGTGTGCTGGGCGTGCATGGCGATGGCGCCATGTGCGAGGAGATCACGGTGCCGTCGGGCAATCTCTATCCGGCAGGCGATCTTTCACCGGAAGCCGCCGCCACGGTCGAATTCCTGGCGATCGGCGCCCATGCCGTCCGCCGATCCATGGCCCCCTCGGGCTCACGGGCGCTGGTGATCGGCGCCGGCCCCATCGGACTTGGCACGGCGATCTTCGCGCGCATAGCTGGCCACGCGGTGACCCTGCTCGATACCAGCCAGGAACGCCTGAAAATGGCAGCCGATCGCCTCGGCTTCTCGACAGGACTGCTGGCCGATGAGGGCCTGGAAGCTTCGGTCGAGGAACTCACCGGGGGAGACGGCTTCGACGTTGTCTTTGACGCTACGGGCTATCGACCCTCGATGGAACGCGCCTTCCGCTTCGTTGCCCATGGGGGAAGCCTCGTGCTCGTCAGCGTCGTGAAGGAGGACATCACCTTCTCCGATCCGGAATTTCACAAACGCGAGATGATGCTGATTGGCAGCCGCAACGCGACCCGCATCGACTTCGATCACGTCCGCAAGTCCATCGCCGAAGGACGTGTGCCGATCGACCAGTTGATCACGCACCGCACGACCATGGCGGATCTCGCAACGGATCTGCCGCGCTGGGCGCGCGAGAAATCGGGCCTGATCAAGGCTCTCATCAAGATCGGCTGA
- a CDS encoding aldo/keto reductase codes for MKTRRIGKTALEVTEYSFGTAPLGGLYRPCPRDTGIATLQAAWDHGIRYFDTAPHYGFGQAERYVGDFLRDKPEDSYVLSTKVGRLLAPVPKDQIPNVGFVDPLPFKLVYDYSYDGIMRSVDFSYARLGLNRIDILYVHDIGVYTHGREANDRYVKQLRDGGYKALDQLKSSGAIKAFGLGVNEVPACLEMMADIDIDVILMAGRYSLLDRSAVEELLPLCEKRGTSITAGGVFNSGILATGAVPGAHFDYAPATDEVLAKVRAMEELAANAGKPLAQFALQFPLHHPAVASVIIGTAKPESLDRNMALTTEELPGSAFAPFETHTLVAPPLGDAAVRE; via the coding sequence ATGAAAACGAGACGCATCGGCAAGACTGCCCTCGAAGTGACAGAATACTCCTTCGGCACGGCACCGCTTGGCGGCCTCTACCGGCCCTGCCCCCGAGATACTGGCATCGCGACTCTGCAAGCGGCCTGGGATCATGGCATCCGCTATTTCGACACCGCTCCGCATTACGGTTTCGGCCAGGCGGAGCGTTATGTCGGCGACTTCCTGCGCGACAAGCCGGAGGACAGCTATGTGCTGTCCACCAAGGTCGGCCGCCTCCTGGCACCGGTGCCGAAGGACCAGATTCCGAATGTCGGTTTCGTCGATCCTCTGCCCTTCAAGCTGGTCTATGATTACAGCTATGACGGCATCATGCGCTCGGTCGATTTCAGCTACGCCCGGCTCGGCCTGAACCGCATCGACATTCTCTATGTCCACGACATCGGCGTCTATACCCACGGCCGCGAAGCCAACGACCGCTACGTGAAGCAATTGCGAGACGGTGGCTACAAGGCCCTCGACCAGCTGAAATCCTCAGGTGCAATCAAGGCCTTCGGCCTCGGCGTCAACGAGGTGCCGGCCTGCCTCGAAATGATGGCCGACATTGACATCGATGTCATCCTGATGGCGGGCCGCTATTCGCTGCTCGATCGCTCCGCCGTCGAAGAACTGCTGCCGCTCTGCGAGAAGCGCGGCACGTCGATCACGGCTGGCGGTGTATTCAACTCCGGCATCCTGGCGACGGGCGCGGTTCCGGGCGCCCATTTCGATTACGCCCCGGCAACGGACGAGGTCCTCGCCAAGGTGCGCGCCATGGAGGAACTTGCAGCAAACGCCGGCAAGCCGCTTGCCCAGTTTGCGCTGCAGTTTCCGCTGCATCATCCGGCCGTTGCCTCCGTCATCATCGGTACGGCAAAGCCGGAAAGCCTTGATCGCAACATGGCATTGACGACCGAAGAACTGCCGGGATCCGCCTTTGCCCCGTTCGAAACCCACACTCTCGTTGCACCGCCGCTCGGCGATGCCGCTGTCAGAGAATAG
- a CDS encoding type 1 glutamine amidotransferase — protein sequence MTAKTIGILVTGHSPAELASEYGNYADMFAALLGKFDFTFKRYFVVDGEFPDSPTEVDGWLLTGSKFGVYEDHEWIRRLEDFIRQVHAAKVPMVGICFGHQVMAKALGGEVEKFKGGWSAGPVRYKRSDTGEEQVLLAWHQDQVTRVPEGAEVVGKTDSCENAVIRYGDWGLSYQPHPEFSPRFFEGLAEARKTAIPETLFEDVKKVEVPIATDKIAQEIGEFLRRDR from the coding sequence ATGACCGCCAAGACCATCGGCATCCTCGTCACCGGCCATTCGCCTGCCGAACTCGCGAGCGAATACGGCAATTACGCCGACATGTTCGCTGCTCTGCTGGGCAAGTTTGACTTCACCTTCAAGCGCTATTTCGTGGTCGATGGCGAATTTCCGGATAGCCCGACCGAAGTCGATGGCTGGCTGCTGACGGGATCGAAATTCGGCGTCTACGAGGACCACGAGTGGATTCGCCGGCTCGAAGATTTCATTCGTCAGGTGCATGCGGCCAAGGTTCCGATGGTCGGCATCTGCTTCGGTCATCAGGTGATGGCGAAGGCGCTCGGTGGCGAGGTGGAAAAATTCAAGGGTGGATGGTCCGCCGGCCCGGTCCGTTACAAGCGGTCCGATACGGGTGAGGAACAAGTCTTGCTCGCCTGGCATCAGGATCAGGTGACCCGCGTGCCGGAGGGCGCCGAGGTCGTCGGCAAGACGGATAGTTGCGAGAATGCGGTCATCCGATATGGCGATTGGGGGCTCTCCTATCAGCCGCATCCAGAGTTTTCACCGCGCTTCTTTGAAGGACTTGCCGAGGCCCGCAAGACGGCCATTCCCGAGACGCTTTTCGAAGACGTGAAAAAGGTCGAGGTCCCGATTGCGACCGACAAGATCGCGCAAGAAATCGGCGAGTTTTTGCGGCGTGACCGCTAA